In Runella sp. SP2, the genomic window TGGCATGAACCATTTTATGGAAATTGCCAAAATGCGCGCAGGACGGTTGTTGTGGGCAAAAATTGTAAATAAATTTTCTCCCAAAAATAAAAAATCGTTGGCATTGCGTACCCACTGCCAAACCTCAGGCTGGTCGCTGACGGAGCAAGACCCCTTCAACAACGTGGCTCGAACGGCGATTGAAGCGATGGCGGCGGCCTTGGGTCATACCCAAAGTTTGCACACCAATTCGCTCGACGAAGCCATTGCCCTTCCTACCGATTTTTCGGCGCGGATTGCTCGAAATACCCAATTGTATCTACAAAATGAAACGGATATTTGCCGCGTTGTAGATCCGTGGGGAGGAAGCTACTACGTCGAATATTTGACCAAAGAATTGGCTGAGAAAGCGTGGGCGTTGATTGAAGAAGTGGAGCAAATGGGCGGAATGACGAAGGCGATTGAGGCGGGTTTACCCAAAATGCGCATCGAAGAAGCGGCCGCCCGCAAGCAAGCCCGCATCGACAGCGGAAAGGATATAATTCTGGGTGTTAATAAATTTAAACCTGACTCGGAGAAGGCACTGGATATTTTGGAAGTGGATAATCAGGCCGTTCGGGAATCGCAAATTGCGCGGTTGAATCGTTTGAAAGCCGACCGCAACCCCGAAAAAGTAAAAGCGGCACTTGAAGCCATTACGGAGGCGTGTCATCAGCAAGGAGGAACAGATTTTGACTCTAATTTGCTCAGTTTGGCCGTAAAAGCGGCGCGTTTGCGCGCAACCTTGGGAGAAATTTCGGATGCAATGGAAAAAGTTTTTGGAAGATACAAAGCCGTGATACGTTCAATTTCAGGAGTATATAGTGCGGAGGTTTCGGACGATGAAAACTTCCGCTTGGCCCGCGAAATGGCCGACCGTTTTGCCGAACTTGAAGGGCGTCGCCCCCGTTTGATGGTGGCTAAAATGGGACAAGATGGCCACGACCGTGGTGCCAAGGTGATTGCGACGAGCTTTGCCGATTTGGGTTTTGACGTGGACATGGGGCCGCTGTTCCAAACCCCCGAAGAAACGGCTCGTCAAGCGGTAGAGAACGATGTGCACGTAGTAGGAGCGTCGAGCTTGGCAGCGGGGCACAAAACCCTCGTTCCGCAACTGATTGAAGAACTCAAAAAGCTAGGCCGCGAAGATATTATGGTGATTGCGGGTGGTGTGATTCCTCCTCAAGACTACGATTTCTTGTACAAAGCAGGGGTAAAAGGCGTTTTTGGCCCAGGGACCATTATCTCCATTGCTGCTCAGAAGATTTTGAAGGAGTTGATGGGGGAGTAGCGAGAATAATAGGAGCATATTCTGTACTAAAAATATAATAAACTCGTTTGTAATAGAGTCTGCCTATTGCAAACGAGTTTATTGTTTAATGAGAAAAATATATGAAGAACTTTTTATACATCCTTCTTTTTCTTGCTTTTGTGAGTTGTAAAGACTCTGATGATCAAGGAGCTATTCCGTTGAATCCGAATGAGCCGTTTGGGGCGCGCTACCAAGTCATGCTGAACTATTATATAAAAGCAGTAGATTATGCTAACGGCTATAGGTCGTATTGGGTAGAAAAAGGGGGTAATCAAGCGGTAGTTCTATTTACATTAGAGCCAGGTGCCGACAGAATTTGCTGCGATAATGGTTCTCCCTTTATTGCCTTTGAAATTGACCCTAACCAACCCAAATTTGAATATACTACACCACAACAGCTTGAAAATGCGAAAGCAAATACAGGTTTAACAAACAGTTTTGCGGGGCCTCAGTCGTATGGGTTAAAGGATGGAAAAGTGAGTGGTGTGAAAGTGTCACCCAGAGAATGGCAAATCACCATTGATATTCCTCAAAAAACGACTAACTTTTACAATGGTATGGTGGTGAAAGGAAATTTCGTTGAAATTTAAAACCTTATTTTCTGCAAGACGTGCAAAGTAAATGGATGCCTCTGGTTTTAACACTGTGCTTAGCGATAGGTTTAAGCTTGCTAGTATCAAAGTTTAAAAACTGGAAGTCGAGAGAAAATTTCGGGACTGGATATAACGACGAACGAGAAGGCTTGGGGATTCCTCCTATTGGCCGTAAATGGTATTTTTCAACAGACACTGTAAAAGTCCATAATATCGTCAATCTACATTGGTTTAAATATGAAAACCCAGAAAAGGTAATTTATAATTCTACCATACTACCTCAGCATATCAGTAAAACAGTAGTGCTCACCAATGGCAAGCGTTCGTTGGAGCGTGACACCTACTATTTTAAAAGCAAGGGAGTGTTTCAAACGTTGACCTTAAGTTATGATTTTGACGAAAAAAAATGGGGTAGTTCGTTGGAAGTAGATTACAACGCGGATATTTTGATGGAGATGAATGCCGAAATTACCGAAAATCTGGAAGAAATATCGCTAAATAATGAGGTGACTCTTGAAATTAGAAATCGGGTGATAAATGAAGTATCAAAAAAATACCAGCCACTTATGAAGGCACCTTCTAACACTTATTTTGAAGCAAATGCCTTACAAAAAGCCGATAGCATTTTGACCAGTTGGAAGCTACGGCGGGTTGAAGGTTAAAAATGCAACTCTCAAACCTGTCGCCCCGTTAGCAATAGCGGGGCATTTTTTGTTATTTTGAGACGTATTTAATCGCAAAAACCATGGAAAACTTTCGGATTGAGAGTTTACAAATCTCACAAGTTGGCCCTTTTAATGCTCTCAATATCACTTTCCCACACAAAGAAAATTCTGAAAAAGCAGAAATTCATATTTTAACAGGCCCGAATGGAACTGGGAAAAGCACAATTTTGGAGTGTCTAATCAGTAGATTAGAAAATGCTTATTTTTTAAAAAAGCATTGGAACTCAAAGTCAGATGTTGAAATAAATTATTCGTATAAAGGTAAAAAGCATTCAGAAAATATAAATGGTTGGGTAGAAAACTCTTATCCTGATAGTTTTTTTTCAGAATACCTTCATTTAATAAGAAGATATTTTGAAGGAGTTAAATTTGAAATGCTTTATCTCACCTATTCAGGTTACCGAAAAATAGAAATTAACCGAGGTGTTTCTCAATCTATTGCAGAGCTTCAAGAAAATCCATTTAATAATTCTGTTGATTTCAATAATTCAATTAATACTCAGCAATTTCTTCAATGGGTGGCAAATACTATAACTAGAGAGTTGATTGCGTCCAGTAAAAAAGACAAAAATCGGGCTGATACTTATCGAAACAGTATTTCTATCATTGAAAATGCTATTTCAGAAATAATTGGTAGTGAAATAAGATTTATATTAGACGAGAACCCATTGAGTGTTTTTGTAGTGTTAGATAACATACAACTTAATTTCGACCAGCTTCCTGATGGGTTAAAATCAATGATGAGTTGGATGGGAGATTTGTTGATGCGGATGGATAGACTAAAATGGGTCAACGATACTCCCGTTTTGGAACGAAACTTTATCTTGCTCCTCGACGAAATTGAAGTCCACCTGCATCCTGCTTGGCAGCGCAAAATTCTACCTGTTGTCCAAAAATTGTTCAAAAATGCCCAGATATTTATTTCTACCCATTCTCCTTTTGTAGTAGGGTCAGTGGATGGCGCTTGGGTGCATCGTTTTGAGAAAAAAGACGGTTACAGCGTCTTGGCAGGGCCACCCATTTTATCAGAAGATGCCAAAAGCTATGATTATATTTTGGAAGAAATATTTGGAGTCAAAGAGCGTTTTGGGGTGGAGATTGAACGAAAACTGCAAGATTTTCAGGCGTTAAAAGCGTCGTTTTTGGCTGAACAGCGCCAAGAAGATGCCATTCGGCTGCATCAACTAGTGAAAGAACTTTCAGGACAAAGTACTGAGTTGGACAGTATTCTAGGCATGGAACTACGACAGCTAAAACGTCTTACCAATCAAGATTTTTCTTTGACTGAAGTATGAGAAGATTTGAACGTAAAGAAGTGCCAGAAGTATTGTCAAAAACCGTATATGGGAAACCTCGGTGGGAAGAATTCGGGGAACGATACGCTCAAAATCGGGTAAAAAATAACTCTTTTGCATTTCAATGGCCACAAATCGAAGGTAAAAAGCTAAATCAACTTCTGTTGCCTGATTTGATGGCAATGACTGAGAAACATTGTTCTTATTGTGACGGTTTTCCGTTAAAAAGAGGGGATGATACCATTGACCATTTTCATCCCAAAACACATCCAGCGTATTATCAAGAAGTGTGCAAATGGGAAAACTTATACATTGCTTGTAAACACTGTCAAGACTCTAAAGGAAGTCAATTTGAAATGGCTCTTTTAAGACCTGATGCAATTGACTATGAATTTTATCGGTTCTTCATTTACGACTATAACAGTCACATTCTACTACCCAATCCTCAAGCCTTAGAGGAGGAAAAAGCCAGTGCAGAAGCTACCATTCGGATATTTGATTTGAATCACATTAGTATGTGCATAAGTCGTCGTCATGCCTTCGAGCGTTTTAGAAAAGATGAAGAACCATTTTTGTCAGATTATAATTTTAGATTTATGTTTGACGATTAATTAAACCAACAATGCAACAATACCACGACTTACTTCGCCATATTTTAGCCAACGGAACCCGCAAAACCGACCGAACAGGCACAGGAACTATCAGCGTGTTTGGCTACCAAATGCGTTTTGATTTACAAAAAGGTTTTCCGCTGGTCACAACCAAAAAAGTCCATACCAAATCAATCATTTATGAACTATTATGGTTCTTGAAAGGAGATACCAATACTAAGTACCTCAAAGACCACGGCGTAAGCATTTGGGATGAATGGGCCGACGCCGACGGTAACTTAGGCCCCGTTTATGGAAAACAATGGCGTAGCTGGGAAGCCCCTAACGGACAGGTGATTGACCAGTTTATGGATGTGTTGAAACAATTGAAAAATAGCCCCGATTCTCGTCGAATTATCGTTTCGGCTTGGAACCCTGCTGATTTGCCCAAAATGGCCCTCAGTCCTTGCCATGCCTTGTTTCAATTTTATGTAGCGGATAATAAACTGTCTTGTCAGTTGTATCAACGCAGTGCCGATGTGTTTTTGGGCGTGCCTTTCAACATCGCTAGTTATGCGTTGTTAACGATGATGATTGCCCAAGAATGTGGCTTTGAGTACGGTGATTTTATTTGGACGGGTGGAGATACACACATTTATCTTAACCATTTGGAACAAGTTGAGTTACAACTTAGTCGGGAGCCTAGAGAGCTGCCAACCATGAAGCTCAATCCCAACGTAAAGAGTGTATTTGACTTTACTTTTGAAGATTTTACCCTCGAAAATTATAATCCATGGCCAGGTATCAAAGCCCCCGTGGCTGTTTAATTTGACCTAATACTAAATCGTGATGAAGAATTGGTGGTGCTGTTTGATGGGAGTACTTTTTCCTTTGTTTGCAATTGCGCAAATTAGGGTCGAGATTGTTCGTCATGCCCCTTTCAAAACGGCCAATCAACGACTTTTTTTAGCCAGCGATTTTAATAATTGGCAACCTGGGGATGCCGCATTTGAGTTTAAACGGGATAAAACAGGCAAATTCTCTTTGGATTTGCCCGATACACTGACCAATTTTAAGTTTAAGGTAACGCAAGGAAGCTGGGGGTTAGTAGAAGGGGATAGCACAGGAAAAAGCCGTCCTGACAGGGTCTATTATCGTTTTGATGAGAAAAACCCAAAATTCCTGCAAATCAGTATTGATGGCTGGGAGGCAAGGGCAATGTATCGTTTTGTGATTAACGAAATCCCCGAAAATACGCCCAAAGATGCCACAATTTACATCACAGGTAACTTTAATAACTGGCATGCGGGAGACGAAGATTTTAGGCTAAGAAAACAAGTAGATGGCACATACCGCGTCACAGTTGCATCGGATTTACCAAGGTTGGAGTATAAGTTTACTCGTGGAGACTGGAATAGCGTTGAAGGACAGGAAAACGGAAAAACGCGAATTAACCGAATTTTATACCGAGGTCAAATTGTTAATAATGAGAATATTGAGGTAAAGATAGAAAGTTGGGAAGACCTTTCAGGGACGTTTCGCTCCATTTCTATCTATGATTTGCTGCTGTTGTTTTCAGCCTTTCAAAGCATTTTGTTAATCATTGCCATTACGTCGATGCAAGACTACAA contains:
- the scpA gene encoding methylmalonyl-CoA mutase, with the protein product MKPNFLNIEKELATSLRQHDKLQEGLKPFVTAEGIKVKTTFTKADVADAEHLGFAAGIPPFLRGPYSTMYVMQPWTVRQYAGFSTAEESNAFYRRNLAAGQKGLSVAFDLATHRGYDSDHPRVVGDVGKAGVAIDSVEDMKILFDQIPLDQMSVSMTMNGAVVPIMAFYILAAEEQGVSPDQLAGTIQNDILKEFMVRNTYIYPPAPSMRIIGDIFAYASRFMPKFNSISISGYHMHEAGAPAHIELAYTLADGLEYIRTGLEAGMDIDDFAPRLSFFWGIGMNHFMEIAKMRAGRLLWAKIVNKFSPKNKKSLALRTHCQTSGWSLTEQDPFNNVARTAIEAMAAALGHTQSLHTNSLDEAIALPTDFSARIARNTQLYLQNETDICRVVDPWGGSYYVEYLTKELAEKAWALIEEVEQMGGMTKAIEAGLPKMRIEEAAARKQARIDSGKDIILGVNKFKPDSEKALDILEVDNQAVRESQIARLNRLKADRNPEKVKAALEAITEACHQQGGTDFDSNLLSLAVKAARLRATLGEISDAMEKVFGRYKAVIRSISGVYSAEVSDDENFRLAREMADRFAELEGRRPRLMVAKMGQDGHDRGAKVIATSFADLGFDVDMGPLFQTPEETARQAVENDVHVVGASSLAAGHKTLVPQLIEELKKLGREDIMVIAGGVIPPQDYDFLYKAGVKGVFGPGTIISIAAQKILKELMGE
- a CDS encoding AAA family ATPase, which translates into the protein MENFRIESLQISQVGPFNALNITFPHKENSEKAEIHILTGPNGTGKSTILECLISRLENAYFLKKHWNSKSDVEINYSYKGKKHSENINGWVENSYPDSFFSEYLHLIRRYFEGVKFEMLYLTYSGYRKIEINRGVSQSIAELQENPFNNSVDFNNSINTQQFLQWVANTITRELIASSKKDKNRADTYRNSISIIENAISEIIGSEIRFILDENPLSVFVVLDNIQLNFDQLPDGLKSMMSWMGDLLMRMDRLKWVNDTPVLERNFILLLDEIEVHLHPAWQRKILPVVQKLFKNAQIFISTHSPFVVGSVDGAWVHRFEKKDGYSVLAGPPILSEDAKSYDYILEEIFGVKERFGVEIERKLQDFQALKASFLAEQRQEDAIRLHQLVKELSGQSTELDSILGMELRQLKRLTNQDFSLTEV
- a CDS encoding thymidylate synthase, with the protein product MQQYHDLLRHILANGTRKTDRTGTGTISVFGYQMRFDLQKGFPLVTTKKVHTKSIIYELLWFLKGDTNTKYLKDHGVSIWDEWADADGNLGPVYGKQWRSWEAPNGQVIDQFMDVLKQLKNSPDSRRIIVSAWNPADLPKMALSPCHALFQFYVADNKLSCQLYQRSADVFLGVPFNIASYALLTMMIAQECGFEYGDFIWTGGDTHIYLNHLEQVELQLSREPRELPTMKLNPNVKSVFDFTFEDFTLENYNPWPGIKAPVAV